The stretch of DNA GTTCCTGATCCTGAGGTTTCAGCAGTTACGATACGATATGGAGAAGAGAATATAAAACTATCCATACCTAGCGATTGGAAGCTTCGAGAAGCTGCTACGCAAGAGGCTATTCAGTTGGGCATTATAGAAGCATTGAGAAGAGAAGCTAAAATTTATCTTCCTCAACGTACTAGAGCTTTGGCAGCAGCAAAAGGGATTGAAATTAATACCATTCGCATCAAAAATATTAAAACAAGGTGGGGCAGCTGTTCTTCAAAGAAAAATATTAATTTATCCTTGTATTTGATGGTATTGCCTTTCCATTTGATTGATTATGTTATTTTTCATGAATTGGCACACATCAAACATCAAAATCACAGTCCTGCTTTTTGGAGGCATTTAGAAATGTTGCTACCCAATGCCAGTGCATTGGACCAAGCAATGAAGGAGCAACAAATCCCTTTTTAGGAGAGGTCATAAAAAAAGACTAAGAGAATTGTGTATAAAAATACCAATTTCCTTAGTCTATCACTTTTATCTTAAAAGGCATAAAATGCCATTTTATACCAAGTTATTTTATTGCTCTAAAGCATGTTTTAGATCTGCAATCAAATCTTCAACATCCTCTACCCCAACACTCAAACGAATTAAAGAGTCGGTCAACCCAACTGCAAGGCGCTCTTCACGTGGAATCGATGCATGCGTCATAGAAGCTGGATGCCCAATCAATGATTCTACTCCACCCAAGGATTCTGCAAGCGTAAAATAGTGCGTATTTTCTAATACTTTTAGAGCCGCTTCAGTCGTATCGTCTTTCAAGGTAAAAGAAATCATAGCGCCAAAGTCACTCATTTGACGTTTGGCAATTTCATGTCCTTTGTGAGACTCAAGACCTGGGTAATAAACATCTTTAACTTTGTCATGACTCAACAGAAATTGGGTGATTGCTGCAGCATTTTCACAGCCACGTTGAACTCTCAGGTGTAAGGTTTTGATTCCTCTAAGCAATAAGAAACAATCTTGAGGACCAGGAATTGCTCCCACAGAATTTTGAATAAAATACAATTGCTCTGCCAATGCATCATCTTTGCAAACAAGTGCACCATGTACAACATCAGAATGCCCACCAATGTATTTAGTGGCAGAATGCATGACCATATCTGCTCCCAAATCTAGAGGAGTTTGCAAATAAGGAGTAGCAAAAGTATTGTCAACGCAAGTGAGAATTCCATGTTTTTGGGCAATAGAACAAACCGCTTCTATATCAACAATATTTAACATAGGATTGGTTGGCGTTTCAATCCAAATCAATTTGGTGTTCTCATTGATATATTGCTCCAAATCACCAGGCTGCTCCATACCAATAAAATGTGTTTTGATTCCAAAACGACCAAAAACCTTTGTGAACAAACGGTAGGTTCCACCATATAAATCGTTGGTAGAAATTACCTCATCACCAGGGTTTAAGGTTTGTAAAATTGTATTAATAGCAGCAAGACCACTACTAAAACACAAACCATGCTTACCATTTTCTAGCGCTGCTAAGTTATTCTCTAATGCCTGACGGGTTGGATTTTGAGTACGAGAGTATTCGTAACCCTTGTGCTTACCTGGAGATTCTTGAGCATAAGTAGAGGTTTGATAAATAGGAGTCATAATTGCTCCTGTACTTGGATCAGGCTCAATACCTGCATGGATTACTTTTGTTCCGAATTTCATGCTTATAGTTATAATAAATAGTTAATAGGTAAACAAAACAATCAGTAGATGCCCAATTTAATGTTAATTATTTTTGTCCATCTACTTAAAGTAACTTATAAATAATAGCTTGTTTTAATGGCTTACCTATGGTAAAGAATATAGGACAGCGTCCTCTAAATTATAATGCTGTTTAGGGCACTTTTTTGATAAAAACAGTTAAATGTCTAAAGAGTTTTAAAAGTAGCAACCTACTTTACCTCATTGTACAAATGAGCAATAAAACCATTGCGCATTCTTGGTTCTATCCAAGTTGATTTAGGAGGCAGTGTATCTTGTTCATCAGAAATTGTAATTAAATCTTCTAAGGCAACAGGGTACAAATTAAAACCTACTTTTGCTTTGCCTTCTCGAACTCTACGTTCCAAACTAAACGCTCCCTTTGGTCCTTCTACATATTTAATATCAGGCTCTGTTCTAATGTCCTCAATGTTTAAGATCCCTTCCAGAACAAATTTATTTAAAAAATACACATCTAACGTTTCCTTAGTTGGAATGCCTGCCTGTGGGTAGTATTTTTCTTTGAGCTGTAATTTATACCATTGTTTGTCCAAATACATCCCCATTTCATATTGAGAGATCGGATTGTAGCTTTTGGCAACAGGAGTGAGGGTATAGTATTCTTGAAGTTTTTGGATAAAAACTTTGTCAGAAATATCCGTTAAATCAGCAATAACTCTATTGTAATTGTGAATCTCTATTTCTGAAGCAGGGAAATAAGCCACCAACATATAGTTAAATTGGGCTTTTTCAGAAGAAAGCTCATTGGTCTCTAGGTACTTTTTATAAAGTAATTCAGAGGTTCTAGCCCTGTGATGACCATCACAAATGTATGATTCTTTGACATGCGCTGCAAATGCATCAATCAGTGCTTCGATACGATTGGGATCTTCAATTTGCCAAAAAATATGCTCTTCATCTTGAAATGGAATATGAAAAGAAGGAGCGGAAGAGGTTGTAATACGATTGACCAAGGCGTCTATTTTCAAAACGTTGGGATAGGTCAATAAAATTGGTTTAATTAATGCTTGACGTTCCTGAAATAACCGCATCATCTTTGCCTCCTTGGCTGCAAGCGTATTTTCATGTTTTTTGATTTCGCCATTGATGTAATCTAGTACATTGGTACAGGCTAAAATTCCTGTATGACTCCGATGGGGTCGTTTGACACGATAGATATACAACGATTTATTCTCATTTTGATTGTAAATACCATCACTTAGGTATAATGGAAATTTTCGTTTTGCAGAACCAAAAAAATCATCAAAAGAAATAATATCACTTAAATCTGGTAATGCTGCTCGAAATGGTGAAATTTTCGCCATTGGTCTGTTTTTGTAGTTAAGAAGTCGTTAAAACTAAAATAAATACCCTTTTATTGCGTTCTTTTTGAAAATTATCTGCTTCATCAAGGATAGTTTATAGCTTGTATATGAACAGTTAACAAAGAATGTTATTGTATAGATTATGGTAATAATTTCAAAAATATAATTCACTAAATCTTAGCTTTTAGTTGTAACTAATTGAAAAAGAGGCGTGAATTGTATATTTTTGATCCATTTATTGAAACTTTAAATAACTTCTCTGTATCTATGCATATCAATAAGTAGTGTCTTTATCTTATAACATAAAAGATGACCCCACAGAACTATTTATAATTGATTGAAGAATGATAAATCTAATTGTTAGATTGATTTTATGATAACATCGACAGATGGATGTGTATCGCATAAAATTTATGGTTTACCTTGCTTGTTTAGGAATTAATCTGTTCCCTAAATATAAAGAAAAATAAAACTAACATATCTATCTCAACACAAGATAAATAACTTCATTAAAAAAACGAGTTACAAAGGTCAATTTCGATAGATTATTCTTTGGCGCACTATTTGTTTTTAGGTGCTTGAGTGAATTCTATTTTGAGGCTGAATCTTCTTATTAAAATAGCTTATGTCAACATTAGTTATAACATTATTATTATTATCCTTGCCTTTCTCTAACCCTGCTTCCCCGCCTGCTTTTTCTATTGCAAAGATAGAACAGGGGGAATTACTAGATAAAGCAAAAGCGGCTACTTTAGAGGTGTTCTTTGAGAGTTGGATGGATCGGAATGCAAAAAAAGCAACCGATGGATCTTGGATTATTTTGTACAAAAATGACGAGTTTTTGTATTGGGGGTGGACTTCATTCAAGATTTTGATGAGCGCTAATCCTACTGTTAAAGAGTTTTTTAAAACGCCAATGGTTGATATTCAGGAAAAATTTCCAAATTATGAAGAAGTGCATGGGAATAGTATTCGAGAAAAACTAGAGGCTGTGATAACAAAGTCGGTTGTACAGCAGGCTAAAGTAACGGTCAAGTTAGGTTTTAAAGCTCAGCTAATCGGAGAGACTATTGTTATTCAGACACCTTGTACGATTAAAGCACGGGGAGAAGATGCTGAAAAAGCAACATACAACATTATTTTGAATCGAGATAACCTTGATTTGATCAAATTAGAAGCCATCTAAACTCATTCGTCCAATATAAATAGTATTAAATTAATAGTCTTTTTATTGAAGTTGTTTAAGAATGTTGTTGATTTTCGAGATCAAAGCTAGTAGTTATTAGCTTAATCCATTAATGTACTAACATTAAGCCAGCTCGAAAGCTCGTTTTTTGTTCCGTAGCTATGAACTAACACAAAGTCTGATAGACTTTGTGTGTTGTGAACTGCGAAGCAGCTACGGGGCTAAAAATAGCTGCCGATCCGATGGCTGCTATGGTTGGATCGCAGGTGTTAAGATCATTTTTAAACAACTTCATTATATAAATTTCGACATATATCTTTGGGTTGCCCACTTAATTTTGTACTTTAAAATAGATGGAATTTGATCTTTTATCATAGAATAAAGGGGAATCGTATTAAATTTAATCAATTTTATAAGGAAATAATTGACTAGGACACTTACCTTTCTCAATAAGAGGATTTACTAATAATGAACATTATGTTTCGACTTTTTAGCTATTGGAATACATATTTGACAGAAGAAATTAGGGCAGGAAAGCATCTTGATAAAGCGCAAAAAACAGATTTTAAAACATTTTTTGACAAAATTACCTTTAATCAACAAAATCAATGGGCTATTTTATGGGTAGAACAAGATGTTGTGTATTGGGGAAAAGTAGACCAGCAGAAAGTAGATAAATCTTGCTTTTTTAGGACGAATAAACAAGCCATTGAGCAAAATTTTGCCGCCTTAGAGGTTACTAAAAAACAGTCCTTGTTACAAATCCTAGAACAATATATAGGTGATTTTTTAGATGGAATAGATGGTTGTATCTCTACCATAGAATCAATGGATTATGAAAAAGTCAGAATCACTACTGAGGCTGCTTTTTTGATAACACTTGTTGTGCAATTAAGCACCCAGTCAACAGGTCTAGGTGCAGTACCTTTTTTAGAGTCTGCCTCATTTGCCTTGGTGGTGCATTCTTCGAATTTTGACCTTATAAAAATAGAACGAGTTTAAGAGCTTAAGTTTCCTTTGAGGAGCGTAGGAAATAATAAAATGATACGATTTGGTAGGACTAGTTCTGGTAAAAATTCGAACTATTTACTTACCTTCATCGTCATTATTCAAAGTTTTATTTCACAAGGAATCTAACCCATTTAGTGGATAGATTCTATTTAACGCTCTAAATTTTAATCTATGAGACCGATCCAAATGGTAGACTTAAAAGCACAATATCAAGCTATTAAAGAGGATGTTAATGCTGCTATTTTAGATTGTATTGAATCTGGTGCCTTTATCAACGGTCCTTATGTTAAATCTTTTAAGGCTCATCTGGAAGAGTATCTTGCTGTTAATACGGTTGTCCCTTGTGCAAATGGAACAGATGCCTTACAAATTGCCCTAATGGGATTGGGGCTCAATCCTGGAGATGAGATAATTGTGCCAACATTTACCTACGTAGCAACTGCCGAGGTGATTGGATTACTCCAATTAACTCCTGTTATGGTGGATGTTGATCCCGATACTTTTAATGTCACAGCAGCTATCATTGAAGCGGCAATTAGTCCTAAAACAAAGGCAATTGTTCCTGTTCATTTATTTGGGCAAAGCGCCGATATGGAGCCTATCTTAGAATTGGCAAAAAAACACAAGCTCTATGTTATAGAAGATAATGCACAGGCAATTGGAGCCGATTATACCTTTTCTAATGGAACAGTCCAAAAGACAGGAACATTGGGAGATATTGGTTGTACTTCTTTTTACCCCTCCAAAAATTTAGGTGCTTATGGCGATGGTGGTGCTTTGTTTACACAAGATGAGACCTTGGGCAAGCACCTGCAAATGATAGCAAGTCATGGGCAAAATAAGCGTTATTATCATGAATGTATAGGCGTGAATTCTCGCTTAGATTCTATACAGGCTGCGATTTTGGATATTAAGTTGGCAAAATTGGATGCTTATGCAGCAGCAAGGCAAGAAGTCGCAGCGTATTATGATCAAACTTTAGGGAATATTGAGGGGCTACAAATTCCTGTTCGTCAGCACAATTCTACCCACGTTTTTCATCAATACACCTTAAAAGTGCCAGCCGATAAACGAGCTGAGTTAAAGACTTACTTACAAGAAAGGGGCATTCCATCTATGATTTATTACCCTGTTCCTCTCAATGAGCAGAATGCTTTTAAATCAATCACAAGATCAGCTACTCCTAGTTTTCCTGTTACAGAGCAGCTTTGTCAGACCGTTTTGTCATTGCCCATTCATACGGAAATGGAAGAAGAACAACTGGCACATATTAGCCAAGCTATACAGGCTTTTTTCTCTTAATTAGAAGCTAAGATGCTTTTATTAATTGGTAATAAAAGCTTGATTGGCTCAATAAAAATAGCTTAAAACTTAAGCGTAAAATATCTGTGTACAGGACAAATTTAGCTTGCTGACTCACGAGCAAAGCGAACTATAAGTGAAACGCTCATGAGGAACGAATACTTAAGCAATTGGAATTGAATAAAGTAAAGAGGTAATGGAATTATTTTTCAGATCTTAGATCAAGCTATACCGTTGATGTATTACATCAAGCCTGCTCGATCATTACATTCATACCTTTAGACCCTATTAAGCTGTTATAGGGTCTAAAAAAAAAGCGGTCTAGCATCTAAGATCGAAACATGGTTTTAATAGAAGTAAAGGACTGAATATCTTTAAGTTTTTGTTTTTATTAAGTTGATTAATAGTTGGTTGTGTTTTTGTCATTGCTCTGAATACCCTTAATGTGCTCAATATTTGCATTGATCCCTCTAATGGAATAAAATAGATTTGCAACGGTAAATAGTAGTGCTAAACACTATTAATTATTGGAGACCTTTTAATCTTGGTATAAGATCAATGAAAGGTCAATACAACGCTTTTAAAATTCAGAACAATGCAAAAACAGTTACTTTTATTCCTCTTACTTACTTTAAGTACTAGTTTGTTGGCACAAAATGGGGTGGCCATCAACACTGATAATTCTAATCCAGATGCTTCTGCTATCTTAGATGTAAAATCAACAGAGAAGGGATTGTTAATTCCTAGAATGACAACCGCAGAGCGAAATTTGATCGCCAGTCCTGCTACAGGGCTTCTAGTCTTTGACAATACAACGGCTTCTTTTTGGTATTATGATAGTATGATTTGGATTGAACTCGCTAATGCAGGCGATGGCTGGAAAGTAACTGGAAATACAGGAACCATTTCAGGAACTAATTTTGTCGGAACTATTGATTCACAAGCCTTGGATTTTCGAACACATAATACGATGCGAGTTCGAATTACAACCAAGGGACAAATAGAAGTACTCAATACAGGAAGTTCAGTATTTGTAGGAGAGGGCGCAGGTGCAAACGATGATTTATCAAATAATCGAAATGTGTTTGTTGGGCAAGAAGCGGGGCATTCTAATACAACAGGGGATCGAAATGTTGGTTTAGGTTATCAGGCACTTTACTCCCATAACACAGGAATCTACAATATGGCAGTTGGTTATCAAGCTCTATACGCCAATACAACAGGTAATGTTAATGCTGCAATAGGTGGTTTTGCTTTAAAAGATAACACTACAGGAGGAAATAACGTTGCTGTCGGGTTCAATACCCTTAGTTCTAATACAACGGGGTCCTCCAATCTTGCAATTGGTTCTTACAGCCTACAAACCAATACGACAGGGGCTAATAATGTTGCTATAGGAGTGTCGGCTCTGTCTAATAATACAACAGGTTCTTACAATATTGCTTTAGGGGAAACGGCCTTGGCTGGTAATACAGAAGGAACGGGGAATATAGCCTTGGGTGATTTTGCTTTGAGGTATAATACAACAGGTCTAAACAATATTGCCTTAGGTCGTCGTGCATTATTAAGGAATACAACAGGGGATAACAATGTAGCGCAAGGAGATTCTGCATTGCTCAACAATACCACAGGGTATAGCAATATAGCAATGGGGTATAAAAGCCTTCATGAGAATACAACTGGTTATGCCAATATTGCAACGGGCTACAGAACCATGTATGCGAATACCACAGGACGTGACAATATTGCTATGGGGAATCAAGTGCTTTATAACAATACCACGGGAGTCAACAATATTGCTATGGGGAATGAAGGGCTTTATAACAATATCTCAGGTTTTAATAATATAGCGATAGGAGCAATTGCATTGTATGAAAATACAACAGGGTATCGAAATATTGCTATCGGAACCGAGGCTTTATCTTTTAATACCACAGGGCGTGACAATATTGCAGTTGGTCCTGCTGCGCTCTACAAGAACACCACAGGTTATAATAATATTGGGGTTGGTTTTCAGGCATTAGCAGAAAATACCACAGGTAATTATAATACTGGTGTGGGCTACGAAGCGCTAATGAATAATACAACAGGGTATCGAAATGTAGCAATGGGTGCTTTTGTTTTGCACGATAATACAGAAGGTAATGAAAATATAGGAATGGGAACGTTTGCCTTAGACGAAAATACAACAGGAGATCGAAATATAGCGATTGGAAATTCTGCATTGAGTTCTAATACAACAGGTAGTAACAATACGGCAACAGGAAATTATGCATTGTTTCTGAATTTAACAGGGATCAACAATACGGCAACAGGAAGAAGTGCATTACAGAGCAACAGTACAGGTAATAGCAATGTGGCAGCAGGACATGTCTCCATGGCTAGTAACACAGAAGGTTCTTATAATACTGCAATGGGGTCTGGTACGCTTTATCGCAATACAGAAGGAGATCGAAATACCGCAATTGGCTCTGGTGCATTGTATGACAATACAACAGGGAATGAGAATGTTGCTGTTGGAAACTCTGCAATTGATCTAAATACGACAGGAAATTCCAATGTAGCAATGGGATATAGAGCACTATATTATAATACAACAGGTTCTTACAATACGGCTATTGGCCCAAGAGCTTTTCAATACGGTAGCAACCCTTATTCCAACTCTACAGCATTGGGCTACAACGCAGATATTTCAGGTTCTAATCAGGTTCATATTGGTAATAGTTCTATCACAGAAATTAAAGGACAGGTTAATTTTACAACGTATTCGGATGCTAGAATAAAAAACAATGTAAGGGAGAATGTGGTTGGACTAGATTTTATCAATCAATTGCGTCCTGTTACCTATAATTTTGATGTAGATAGACAAAATGAGTTAATTGGAATAGAAGACGATAGCGAGTATGAGGGAAAATACGATTTAGAAAAAATAACCTTTAGTGGATTCTTAGCACAGGAGGTAGAACAGGCTGCAAATGCTGTTGGCTATAACTTTAGTGGAGTAAAAGCGCCCAAACAAGGGGATGAACTATATGGAGTAAGTTATGCTGAATTTACAGTGCCATTGGTAAAAGCAGTACAGGAGTTGTCGCAAAGAAATCAACAGCAACAAACAAAAATAGAAGCCTTAGAGGCAGAATTGACAAGCTTAAAAAGCTTAAATGAGCGTTTGACAAGGCTTGAAGCTGCATTAAACAAAGCCACTAATTAATTAACGCTAAACGCTGGTCGTTTATACAAAGCGATACACTTATGAATAAATTCACGCTTTTAATTTGTTGTATGGCGAGTTGGTTTTATGGCACCGCCCAAGTTAATGTCCTGAATAATAATGCTACCATTCGTGTAAATAATGGGGTGCATTTTAGGGTCAATGGAGGATCAATTACCAACCAAAATAATGCAGAAATAACAAATGATGGTAATATTTATCTAGATCTAAATTTTAATCAAAATAACTTAGCTTCCTATACTGGAGGGGGAAGTTCTTGGCTCTGGTTTGAGGGAGGAACCAACCAGAATATAACTGGAGATGCTCCCTTAGCTATTGCTCGTTTGAGGGTAGATAATGCCAATCGTGTTATTTTGGCGAATAGAGTTAATGTTAGCCATCAAGTAGACTTTAGAAATAATACTAAAATAGAATTGGGCAATAACAATCTGGTCTTAGTGCCAGGGGCAAGTGTGACCAATTATGATGAGAACAATTATGTACTGACGAATGGTTTAGGAATGCTTCAGCAAGAGGCAGGAGCTACTGCGGTTGTATTTCCTGTAGGAGTAAGTACCTACAATCCTGCTACGGTTAATAATAGTGGAACAATCGATAATTTTAGCATTCGAGTGTTTGAACAGGTATTGAACCAAGGGACTACTGGTCTTGTAGAAACCTCGGCTGCTGTAAATCGGACATGGATGATTGAGGAAGAAACGACTGGTGGAGCTAATGTTGAATTGACGCTTCAATGGGAACAGACCGAAGAACTGATGGCTTTTAATCGTGCCAATAGTGGGATTGAGCACCATTTGGTAGGTCTGACTTGGGACAAGCCTTCGGTTTATACTCCTGCAACAAATCAGGGAGGGACTACTTGGACACAAACAAGAAGTGGTTTTACCAATTTTTCGCCTTTTGTGGTTCGTAGCCCTATCATTGACCTGCCTGTAGAATTATTGGATTTTAAGGCAAAAAGAATCACGGTAAATGAGGTAGAATTAGTATGGAATACTGCTTCAGAATTGAATAACCATGGTTTTGAAATTCAACGTATGTTAGCAGATGAAACAGCGTTTCAAAAAATAGCTTGGGTGGATGGAAATGGTACAACTTCTTCCAATACTCGTTATGCGTTCATAGATCAAAACTCCTATACTGGAGTAGCTTATTATCGACTCAAACAGATCGATTTTGATGGCAGTTTTGCTTACTCAGAAACTAGAGCGGTAAATGGATCTGATTTGGAGGCAAATAGTAGTGTTTTTCCAAATCCTACCAAAGGGATAGTATATATTAATTTGCCCATTAATACTCAGCCTGTTTTGATACAACTGTTGGACAGCAAAGGGGCTGCTATTGGACAAAAAATGGCTATGGTTCAAGAAGGTCAATTACTCCAATTGGATCAGTTAGAGTACTTAGCAGATGGAGTGTATTGGGTTAGAATAACAACAGAAACAGGAAAGACCTATAGTCATAAAATAATAAAGAAAGGGGACTAGCGATTTGGGAGGGCTCAAAAATCGTTAGATAGTTGTGTTGCTGCGTGTTTAGCATTGGGTTTTATACTCAATGCTATTTTTTTGTTATAAAAATAGTATTTTATAAGGGAACCTAAAACTCATTACTCCGTTGAAAACCCGAAGGCTCACGTAGTAAATGGTATTCGATTATTACATGAGTGCTACGCAGTTGATTATCAAAATGATGTGATGTTACTACTCTGAATGTTAGTTATTTG from Aureispira anguillae encodes:
- a CDS encoding M48 family metallopeptidase codes for the protein MKSPNNQKKIEHPELGWVTYKKNVRSKRITLRVKADASIVVTLPQRTPYQAAEKVLLQNINWVKEQLGKAQQLKQAKALSYDSTFQVGHKQLCIVPDPEVSAVTIRYGEENIKLSIPSDWKLREAATQEAIQLGIIEALRREAKIYLPQRTRALAAAKGIEINTIRIKNIKTRWGSCSSKKNINLSLYLMVLPFHLIDYVIFHELAHIKHQNHSPAFWRHLEMLLPNASALDQAMKEQQIPF
- a CDS encoding cystathionine gamma-synthase, which encodes MKFGTKVIHAGIEPDPSTGAIMTPIYQTSTYAQESPGKHKGYEYSRTQNPTRQALENNLAALENGKHGLCFSSGLAAINTILQTLNPGDEVISTNDLYGGTYRLFTKVFGRFGIKTHFIGMEQPGDLEQYINENTKLIWIETPTNPMLNIVDIEAVCSIAQKHGILTCVDNTFATPYLQTPLDLGADMVMHSATKYIGGHSDVVHGALVCKDDALAEQLYFIQNSVGAIPGPQDCFLLLRGIKTLHLRVQRGCENAAAITQFLLSHDKVKDVYYPGLESHKGHEIAKRQMSDFGAMISFTLKDDTTEAALKVLENTHYFTLAESLGGVESLIGHPASMTHASIPREERLAVGLTDSLIRLSVGVEDVEDLIADLKHALEQ
- a CDS encoding DUF1015 family protein, with the protein product MAKISPFRAALPDLSDIISFDDFFGSAKRKFPLYLSDGIYNQNENKSLYIYRVKRPHRSHTGILACTNVLDYINGEIKKHENTLAAKEAKMMRLFQERQALIKPILLTYPNVLKIDALVNRITTSSAPSFHIPFQDEEHIFWQIEDPNRIEALIDAFAAHVKESYICDGHHRARTSELLYKKYLETNELSSEKAQFNYMLVAYFPASEIEIHNYNRVIADLTDISDKVFIQKLQEYYTLTPVAKSYNPISQYEMGMYLDKQWYKLQLKEKYYPQAGIPTKETLDVYFLNKFVLEGILNIEDIRTEPDIKYVEGPKGAFSLERRVREGKAKVGFNLYPVALEDLITISDEQDTLPPKSTWIEPRMRNGFIAHLYNEVK
- a CDS encoding DegT/DnrJ/EryC1/StrS family aminotransferase: MRPIQMVDLKAQYQAIKEDVNAAILDCIESGAFINGPYVKSFKAHLEEYLAVNTVVPCANGTDALQIALMGLGLNPGDEIIVPTFTYVATAEVIGLLQLTPVMVDVDPDTFNVTAAIIEAAISPKTKAIVPVHLFGQSADMEPILELAKKHKLYVIEDNAQAIGADYTFSNGTVQKTGTLGDIGCTSFYPSKNLGAYGDGGALFTQDETLGKHLQMIASHGQNKRYYHECIGVNSRLDSIQAAILDIKLAKLDAYAAARQEVAAYYDQTLGNIEGLQIPVRQHNSTHVFHQYTLKVPADKRAELKTYLQERGIPSMIYYPVPLNEQNAFKSITRSATPSFPVTEQLCQTVLSLPIHTEMEEEQLAHISQAIQAFFS
- a CDS encoding tail fiber domain-containing protein, which produces MQKQLLLFLLLTLSTSLLAQNGVAINTDNSNPDASAILDVKSTEKGLLIPRMTTAERNLIASPATGLLVFDNTTASFWYYDSMIWIELANAGDGWKVTGNTGTISGTNFVGTIDSQALDFRTHNTMRVRITTKGQIEVLNTGSSVFVGEGAGANDDLSNNRNVFVGQEAGHSNTTGDRNVGLGYQALYSHNTGIYNMAVGYQALYANTTGNVNAAIGGFALKDNTTGGNNVAVGFNTLSSNTTGSSNLAIGSYSLQTNTTGANNVAIGVSALSNNTTGSYNIALGETALAGNTEGTGNIALGDFALRYNTTGLNNIALGRRALLRNTTGDNNVAQGDSALLNNTTGYSNIAMGYKSLHENTTGYANIATGYRTMYANTTGRDNIAMGNQVLYNNTTGVNNIAMGNEGLYNNISGFNNIAIGAIALYENTTGYRNIAIGTEALSFNTTGRDNIAVGPAALYKNTTGYNNIGVGFQALAENTTGNYNTGVGYEALMNNTTGYRNVAMGAFVLHDNTEGNENIGMGTFALDENTTGDRNIAIGNSALSSNTTGSNNTATGNYALFLNLTGINNTATGRSALQSNSTGNSNVAAGHVSMASNTEGSYNTAMGSGTLYRNTEGDRNTAIGSGALYDNTTGNENVAVGNSAIDLNTTGNSNVAMGYRALYYNTTGSYNTAIGPRAFQYGSNPYSNSTALGYNADISGSNQVHIGNSSITEIKGQVNFTTYSDARIKNNVRENVVGLDFINQLRPVTYNFDVDRQNELIGIEDDSEYEGKYDLEKITFSGFLAQEVEQAANAVGYNFSGVKAPKQGDELYGVSYAEFTVPLVKAVQELSQRNQQQQTKIEALEAELTSLKSLNERLTRLEAALNKATN
- a CDS encoding T9SS type A sorting domain-containing protein codes for the protein MNKFTLLICCMASWFYGTAQVNVLNNNATIRVNNGVHFRVNGGSITNQNNAEITNDGNIYLDLNFNQNNLASYTGGGSSWLWFEGGTNQNITGDAPLAIARLRVDNANRVILANRVNVSHQVDFRNNTKIELGNNNLVLVPGASVTNYDENNYVLTNGLGMLQQEAGATAVVFPVGVSTYNPATVNNSGTIDNFSIRVFEQVLNQGTTGLVETSAAVNRTWMIEEETTGGANVELTLQWEQTEELMAFNRANSGIEHHLVGLTWDKPSVYTPATNQGGTTWTQTRSGFTNFSPFVVRSPIIDLPVELLDFKAKRITVNEVELVWNTASELNNHGFEIQRMLADETAFQKIAWVDGNGTTSSNTRYAFIDQNSYTGVAYYRLKQIDFDGSFAYSETRAVNGSDLEANSSVFPNPTKGIVYINLPINTQPVLIQLLDSKGAAIGQKMAMVQEGQLLQLDQLEYLADGVYWVRITTETGKTYSHKIIKKGD